From Virgibacillus ihumii, the proteins below share one genomic window:
- a CDS encoding OsmC family protein: protein MANVTFKSEVAWSGSGVLSTADVQGKKFDIDEPVALGGNDAAPNPVEYLLGALGGCINVLVTTFAEQFSVDVKDVNVHIEGDLDPDGFQGKNPNVRPGYQEIRYQISIDSPSPNENVKALIEHVEKVCPVKDTLQGTTLKNIDYISAT, encoded by the coding sequence ATGGCTAACGTAACGTTTAAATCAGAAGTAGCATGGAGCGGTAGCGGGGTACTTTCTACTGCAGATGTACAGGGAAAGAAATTTGATATTGATGAACCAGTTGCATTGGGAGGAAATGACGCAGCACCGAACCCGGTGGAATATTTGCTTGGAGCACTTGGAGGGTGCATTAATGTACTCGTCACAACATTTGCGGAGCAATTCTCCGTTGATGTAAAGGACGTTAATGTACACATTGAGGGTGACTTGGATCCTGATGGTTTTCAAGGGAAAAATCCCAACGTGCGGCCCGGCTATCAGGAAATACGCTATCAAATTAGCATTGATTCCCCTTCCCCGAATGAAAATGTAAAGGCATTAATTGAACACGTGGAAAAGGTTTGTCCGGTAAAAGATACATTACAGGGGACCACGTTAAAAAACATAGATTATATAAGTGCTACTTAA
- a CDS encoding TraR/DksA family transcriptional regulator codes for MTLTDKQLNELKADLLNMKRNLEAQETAERSIDNDPDELNVADNHLADSASEFVDRQQQMAENNLQEERLTEVNEALQRIDEGTYGICLDTGKEIPFERLKAVPYTKRTVEAEETHQKHSNQAVASSDSHTSKLLKPNGEMEDSRNRTLERLEEEHNTVEKADDKSRFNEEPNDQTKWE; via the coding sequence GTGACACTGACTGATAAGCAGTTAAATGAGTTGAAAGCAGATCTTTTAAATATGAAAAGAAACCTTGAAGCACAGGAAACTGCAGAACGGTCAATCGACAATGATCCAGATGAGTTGAATGTAGCTGATAACCACCTCGCTGATTCCGCAAGCGAGTTTGTTGATCGTCAACAGCAGATGGCTGAAAATAATTTACAGGAAGAACGCCTGACTGAGGTGAATGAAGCACTTCAACGAATCGATGAAGGAACATACGGAATATGTTTAGACACAGGAAAGGAAATTCCATTTGAACGTCTAAAAGCAGTACCCTATACAAAACGTACCGTTGAGGCCGAAGAAACGCACCAAAAACACAGTAACCAGGCCGTGGCTAGCTCTGACAGTCACACCAGCAAGCTGTTAAAACCAAACGGCGAAATGGAAGATTCGAGAAACCGCACCTTGGAACGGCTTGAAGAGGAACACAATACGGTTGAAAAAGCTGATGATAAATCAAGATTTAACGAAGAGCCAAACGATCAAACAAAATGGGAATAA
- a CDS encoding SLC13 family permease gives MSKSNILVILAVAIYVIVVSPLLFEWNVIVQTFGVLVIAQILWIGGALPSPVTALILMLMISLHFFSFEETLSFLGSDVVWLLFSTFLIAGAFLESGLAYRMSLYVLRFSRGSGRLLLLLLMFLILMLSVLVPTNIGRGNLIVSVIDKISGSLKEFGKADNIAKTLFIGGCFVVTLSGAAVITGANSTLYAFSMFNRNGSIELNYLTWMLLFIPPIMLFIVILWITLLKLYPPEKIRKNDVIRFIHMEIVRLGKMQASEIKMIIIISVTVVLWIIQPVHGYSISMVGMFGAVLTLLPVIGIWDWSKAQKEIDWGMFLFFGSTLILSHLLIETGSLNIIANGFVEIIPSNATIVILGLVIVGTMLLRTLFVSVLGFMTIMIPLGLEIGKQLGTISPVLIAMVVFLAGVPGFFLVTQSPVNMIYYTYGAFNKKDILRVGGVAGVLWIAIVLISAEFYWQLIM, from the coding sequence ATGTCCAAATCAAATATTCTTGTTATTCTGGCAGTGGCAATTTATGTCATCGTTGTTTCTCCGCTGCTGTTCGAGTGGAATGTTATCGTGCAGACATTTGGAGTGCTGGTTATCGCGCAAATACTGTGGATTGGGGGAGCACTCCCTTCCCCGGTTACAGCACTTATCTTAATGCTGATGATATCACTCCACTTTTTTTCATTTGAGGAAACGCTTTCGTTCCTGGGATCTGATGTTGTCTGGCTACTGTTCTCAACCTTTCTGATTGCCGGCGCTTTTCTGGAATCCGGGCTTGCCTATCGGATGTCATTGTATGTGCTGCGGTTTTCGAGGGGGAGCGGGAGGCTGCTCCTGTTATTATTGATGTTTCTGATTCTGATGCTGTCTGTCCTTGTCCCAACAAATATCGGAAGAGGCAATCTGATTGTATCTGTTATTGATAAAATCTCAGGCAGCTTGAAGGAATTTGGCAAAGCAGATAATATTGCAAAAACGCTGTTTATTGGCGGCTGTTTTGTTGTCACCCTTAGTGGTGCAGCTGTTATTACTGGTGCAAATTCCACGTTGTACGCATTCAGTATGTTTAATCGGAATGGCAGTATAGAATTGAATTATCTTACGTGGATGCTGCTGTTTATACCGCCAATCATGCTATTCATCGTTATTTTATGGATTACGCTTCTTAAATTGTATCCACCGGAGAAGATCCGGAAAAATGATGTGATTCGTTTCATTCATATGGAGATTGTCAGGCTGGGTAAAATGCAAGCCTCCGAGATTAAAATGATCATTATAATCAGTGTGACAGTTGTGTTGTGGATTATCCAGCCGGTGCACGGTTATTCGATTTCAATGGTCGGGATGTTCGGCGCCGTTCTAACATTGCTCCCGGTGATTGGTATCTGGGATTGGAGTAAAGCGCAGAAGGAAATTGACTGGGGCATGTTTCTGTTTTTCGGATCGACACTTATTCTTTCTCATCTATTGATAGAAACAGGTTCATTAAACATTATTGCAAACGGATTTGTCGAGATTATTCCATCCAACGCGACCATTGTTATTTTAGGGCTGGTTATTGTTGGTACAATGCTGTTGCGTACGCTTTTTGTAAGTGTGCTCGGTTTCATGACAATAATGATTCCGCTTGGTCTTGAAATCGGCAAACAGTTGGGCACCATCTCACCGGTACTGATTGCCATGGTTGTTTTTCTTGCCGGCGTACCTGGATTTTTCCTGGTTACACAGTCACCGGTTAATATGATTTACTATACATATGGTGCGTTTAACAAAAAGGATATCCTGCGGGTTGGTGGAGTTGCAGGTGTTTTATGGATTGCTATTGTTCTGATTTCGGCTGAGTTTTATTGGCAATTAATTATGTAA
- a CDS encoding tripartite tricarboxylate transporter permease — MDIDQILQGFATALQPENIMYVVFGGFLGTIVGMLPGLGPATAIAVLIPLTFGMDPTSAIILMATIYYGAMYGGSLSSILLNTPGDGSAIAATFDGNVMAKNGKAGQAIAICAIGSLIAGIIAVIGFMLLAEPLANFALKFGPAEYFLLYLMTLSMVVSLSMGNMTKGFISMGLGLMLSTIGVDLQTGVYRFTFDIPQLSGGIDFLVIIIGVYAVGEVLYNMIGIYKPKDKKNKYDKIWISKEEWKRSRGPIFRSAPLGFLVGILPGSGGTLASMLGYSTEKQLSKNPEKFGKGAIEGVAAPEAANNSASIGAMVPLLTMGIPGSGTTAVMLGVIIMLGVQPGPLLFQNDPELVWGLIDSMFLGNIFLFIINIMMVGMFVKILDIPPKVLYPVILVLAFIGTYTLSYNIIDFYILLIFGVIGLFMKILDFPMAPLILALIVGAGMEQNFRKSLVASDGGIGIFFGSPIAITLVILTVLSLAYPLIMNLIKKKKQAQS, encoded by the coding sequence ATGGATATCGATCAAATATTACAAGGATTTGCAACCGCGCTTCAGCCTGAGAATATAATGTATGTCGTTTTTGGCGGATTTCTAGGAACAATCGTCGGGATGCTCCCCGGGCTGGGTCCAGCTACTGCAATCGCTGTCTTAATCCCGCTTACATTCGGGATGGATCCAACCAGTGCCATTATTTTGATGGCAACCATTTATTATGGGGCGATGTATGGAGGCTCCTTAAGCTCCATTCTTCTTAATACGCCAGGGGATGGATCAGCCATTGCGGCAACGTTCGACGGAAATGTCATGGCTAAAAACGGGAAGGCAGGACAGGCGATTGCTATCTGTGCAATCGGATCTTTGATTGCAGGTATTATTGCAGTAATAGGATTTATGCTTTTAGCAGAACCGCTGGCCAATTTTGCATTGAAATTCGGACCCGCGGAGTACTTCCTCTTATACCTGATGACACTTTCCATGGTTGTGTCATTGTCGATGGGTAATATGACAAAGGGGTTTATCTCGATGGGACTTGGATTAATGCTTAGTACCATCGGAGTTGATTTACAGACCGGAGTGTACCGGTTTACGTTTGATATTCCGCAGCTAAGCGGAGGGATAGATTTTCTGGTTATCATCATCGGTGTTTATGCAGTTGGGGAAGTTCTGTATAATATGATTGGAATCTATAAACCAAAGGATAAAAAGAATAAGTATGATAAGATTTGGATTTCAAAAGAGGAATGGAAGCGGTCAAGAGGGCCGATTTTCCGCAGTGCGCCGCTTGGTTTTCTGGTTGGGATACTGCCGGGATCAGGTGGAACGCTGGCATCGATGCTTGGTTATTCAACCGAAAAACAGCTTTCCAAAAATCCTGAAAAATTTGGAAAAGGGGCAATTGAAGGTGTTGCGGCACCGGAAGCGGCAAACAACTCGGCATCTATTGGGGCTATGGTTCCGCTTTTGACCATGGGGATTCCCGGGTCCGGTACAACAGCTGTGATGCTTGGTGTCATCATTATGCTCGGTGTTCAGCCAGGTCCGCTATTGTTTCAAAACGATCCTGAGCTGGTCTGGGGTTTGATTGATAGTATGTTTTTGGGAAATATCTTTTTATTTATCATCAATATTATGATGGTCGGTATGTTTGTGAAGATATTGGATATTCCGCCAAAAGTATTGTATCCCGTTATTTTGGTACTGGCTTTCATTGGTACGTATACGTTAAGTTACAATATTATTGACTTTTATATCTTACTGATTTTCGGTGTAATTGGATTGTTTATGAAAATACTTGATTTTCCAATGGCACCACTGATTTTAGCATTAATTGTCGGGGCCGGCATGGAGCAGAATTTTCGGAAAAGCCTAGTCGCATCTGACGGAGGCATCGGGATATTCTTCGGATCGCCTATCGCCATAACACTGGTCATCTTAACAGTGTTATCACTGGCATATCCATTAATTATGAATCTAATTAAAAAGAAGAAACAGGCACAATCTTAA
- a CDS encoding tripartite tricarboxylate transporter TctB family protein, translating to MVFAKYIMPLFFIAVGVVYFVLSINLPEAKLGNPNAPSYFPIMISVLITVSSVIYLFNVWRKGETETSDIPALFERRTLIIIAATLVLSIFYTLLFNVIGFLYSTLLFLGALLFVINGIKKWKSNIIVTVIFTYAAWYVFSELLNVSLP from the coding sequence ATGGTATTTGCAAAGTATATAATGCCACTGTTTTTTATAGCAGTAGGAGTCGTTTATTTTGTATTGTCGATTAATCTTCCGGAAGCAAAGCTTGGGAACCCGAATGCCCCATCTTATTTTCCGATTATGATCAGTGTTTTGATTACTGTATCGAGCGTTATCTATTTGTTTAACGTGTGGCGGAAAGGAGAAACGGAAACCTCCGACATTCCCGCACTGTTTGAGAGGCGAACACTGATAATTATCGCAGCTACATTGGTTTTATCCATTTTTTATACACTGCTATTTAATGTCATCGGATTTTTATATTCCACATTATTATTTTTGGGTGCATTGTTGTTTGTTATCAACGGTATCAAAAAATGGAAATCTAACATCATCGTTACGGTTATTTTCACATATGCAGCATGGTATGTGTTCAGTGAATTATTAAACGTAAGTTTGCCGTAG
- a CDS encoding tripartite tricarboxylate transporter substrate binding protein: protein MKKFVFILTVLMLMFVTACSSGSGAEGGKEFPTKNMEMVAPATPGGGWDTTARSMKKVLSEKELIKKPISVVNKPGGNGEVGWKYLKTKDGHTTSINSSLVITNNLLGHSELTYKEFTPLAILTTEWIALAVPADSKFDSAKELFNQLKKKPKSAKVAVAPGLGNDAHLSFVQASLESGVDVSKIEFMIYGSGGDQISALVGGHVDAAVMSVSEVAQQHKAGKAKILAVTSEKRLDSLKDVPTYKEQGIDMVFPHWRGIMGPPDMSEEAIAYWDKKLSKMVKTDEWKKVLENNQWESFYKNSEETKKYLKEEVKKYSELLKSAGLTE, encoded by the coding sequence TTGAAGAAATTTGTTTTTATTTTGACAGTATTAATGCTTATGTTTGTTACAGCCTGTTCCTCTGGTTCCGGAGCGGAAGGTGGAAAAGAATTTCCAACGAAAAACATGGAAATGGTTGCTCCTGCAACACCAGGTGGTGGCTGGGATACAACAGCCAGATCAATGAAAAAGGTCTTGTCGGAAAAGGAGCTTATTAAGAAGCCAATCAGTGTTGTTAACAAGCCCGGTGGAAATGGGGAAGTTGGCTGGAAATATCTGAAAACTAAAGACGGCCATACAACTTCCATTAATTCAAGTCTGGTTATTACGAACAATTTGTTAGGCCACAGTGAATTGACATATAAGGAATTCACCCCGCTTGCAATTCTGACAACAGAGTGGATTGCTCTAGCTGTTCCGGCAGATTCCAAATTTGACAGCGCAAAAGAGTTATTTAATCAGCTGAAGAAGAAACCTAAATCTGCAAAAGTTGCAGTCGCACCTGGTTTAGGAAACGATGCCCATTTATCATTTGTTCAGGCGTCTCTCGAATCCGGGGTGGATGTTTCCAAAATTGAATTCATGATTTATGGAAGTGGCGGTGATCAGATTTCCGCACTTGTAGGCGGTCATGTGGATGCAGCAGTTATGTCAGTATCTGAGGTTGCACAGCAGCATAAAGCCGGAAAGGCCAAAATTCTTGCTGTAACTTCTGAAAAACGTCTGGATAGTCTCAAAGATGTTCCGACCTATAAGGAACAGGGCATTGACATGGTGTTCCCGCACTGGAGAGGAATTATGGGGCCACCTGATATGTCTGAGGAAGCAATTGCGTACTGGGATAAAAAGCTCAGTAAGATGGTCAAAACAGACGAGTGGAAAAAAGTACTCGAAAATAATCAATGGGAGTCGTTTTATAAAAACAGTGAGGAAACAAAGAAATATTTGAAAGAAGAAGTTAAAAAGTACTCTGAATTGCTTAAGAGTGCCGGTTTGACTGAATAA
- a CDS encoding response regulator, producing MINAAIAEDDFRVATVHEGFLTKIDGVKLVGKALNAEETIELLQNKPVDLLLLDVYMPDELGTDLLPEIRKKFPYVDVIMITAATEMTLLEQSIRNGIYNYLIKPVTLDKFTEVIEHYKQHREMLESYSEVDQSVVDDLLGKKTAIKQSQESFLPKGIDKLTLDKVKEMLKTFTEGTTAEEIGKKMGASRTTARRYLEYLISVGKARAELNYGVVGRPERKYYSEE from the coding sequence ATGATAAACGCAGCAATTGCTGAAGATGATTTCCGCGTTGCTACCGTACACGAGGGTTTTCTTACAAAAATAGATGGAGTGAAGCTAGTCGGAAAAGCCCTGAATGCAGAGGAGACAATTGAATTACTGCAAAATAAACCAGTTGATTTACTGTTGCTTGATGTGTACATGCCTGATGAACTTGGGACCGATCTTCTGCCTGAAATTCGGAAAAAATTCCCCTATGTTGATGTCATTATGATAACGGCGGCAACGGAAATGACTTTACTTGAGCAGTCAATCCGAAACGGAATTTATAATTACCTGATCAAACCGGTAACCCTGGATAAGTTCACCGAAGTAATCGAACATTATAAGCAACATAGAGAAATGCTTGAAAGCTACAGTGAAGTTGACCAGTCGGTGGTTGATGATCTGCTTGGCAAAAAAACGGCAATAAAGCAAAGTCAGGAATCTTTCTTACCAAAAGGAATTGACAAGCTTACATTGGATAAGGTCAAAGAAATGCTGAAAACTTTTACTGAGGGAACAACTGCTGAAGAAATCGGCAAAAAAATGGGGGCATCCCGAACGACTGCACGACGCTATTTGGAGTATTTAATCTCAGTTGGCAAGGCAAGAGCGGAACTTAATTACGGTGTCGTGGGCAGACCGGAAAGAAAATACTATTCAGAAGAGTAA
- a CDS encoding ATP-binding protein, with amino-acid sequence MREVFKVSLQTKILVLIITLISFLIILLTGIFAFIEANSTENQMKRMALQTAKTVSFMPAVRNAMTSGKPGEQLQLIAEQVREQSDAASVIITNKKGVIYSHPEPAIVGENKLGNDSYMAVVFGGYYNSEADGRIGEVIRGTAPIYKDFGDYSKIVGIVTVGYLKSKIHSTVQANVVKTSFFALVVMTIGIGGGVLLAKNIKKETLGLEPSEIASLYRERNATLQSIREGVLAIDGKGNITTLNRTAKELLHLTDEAIHQPVDKFLPNTGMLQVLKTGKADIDQEMTTADRVLIVNRIPAFNKNKIVGVVSSFRDKTELQGMINTLSEVRKYSEELRAQTHEFSNKLYVISGMLQLGKYNEAIDMIQAESEVNTVQNKIVFEQIRDTKIQAILLGKISKASEKKIDFTVEPDSSLQMLPEHIKISQLVIIVGNIIDNAFEAVEAKQRTEGMHVSFFALDMGNDIIFEISDNGIGIPENQLGKVFDTGYSKKKGNKRGFGLANVKRTAQSINATIEINQREGGGTIFTVYIPKVREGDQ; translated from the coding sequence ATGCGCGAAGTTTTCAAAGTTTCACTACAAACGAAAATACTGGTATTAATTATAACGTTAATCTCTTTTCTGATTATATTGCTGACGGGCATTTTTGCGTTTATTGAAGCAAATTCAACGGAAAACCAAATGAAACGGATGGCATTACAAACTGCAAAGACTGTTTCATTTATGCCTGCTGTAAGGAATGCTATGACTTCCGGCAAACCGGGGGAACAGCTGCAGCTGATTGCTGAACAGGTTCGTGAGCAATCGGATGCGGCGTCAGTGATTATTACCAATAAAAAAGGTGTTATATATTCACATCCTGAGCCTGCAATAGTGGGGGAGAATAAGCTGGGGAATGACAGTTACATGGCTGTTGTGTTCGGCGGATACTATAATTCAGAAGCGGATGGGCGTATTGGTGAGGTGATACGGGGGACGGCCCCGATCTATAAGGATTTTGGAGATTACAGTAAGATAGTGGGAATTGTAACAGTAGGGTACCTGAAAAGTAAGATCCATTCGACTGTACAAGCCAATGTCGTAAAAACAAGTTTTTTTGCACTGGTTGTTATGACAATCGGGATCGGTGGAGGCGTTTTGTTGGCTAAAAATATAAAAAAAGAAACGCTGGGACTGGAACCTTCTGAGATTGCCTCTTTGTACCGGGAACGAAATGCTACATTGCAATCAATCCGCGAGGGCGTGCTGGCTATTGATGGGAAAGGAAACATAACAACGTTGAATAGAACGGCAAAAGAACTGCTGCATTTAACAGATGAAGCAATTCATCAGCCGGTCGATAAGTTTCTGCCAAACACTGGAATGCTGCAGGTGTTAAAAACGGGTAAAGCTGATATTGATCAGGAAATGACCACAGCTGACAGGGTTCTGATTGTTAACCGGATTCCTGCGTTTAATAAGAATAAAATTGTTGGCGTCGTATCCAGCTTTCGGGATAAAACCGAGCTTCAGGGAATGATCAATACGCTTTCGGAGGTAAGAAAATATTCAGAGGAACTCCGCGCGCAGACTCATGAATTCAGTAACAAACTTTATGTCATATCCGGTATGCTTCAACTTGGTAAATATAATGAAGCGATTGATATGATTCAGGCTGAATCCGAAGTGAATACTGTTCAAAATAAGATTGTATTTGAGCAGATACGTGATACAAAAATACAGGCAATTTTGCTGGGGAAAATCAGTAAAGCTTCCGAAAAGAAAATTGATTTTACCGTTGAGCCTGACAGCAGTCTTCAAATGCTGCCGGAACATATTAAGATTTCGCAGCTGGTTATTATTGTTGGAAATATTATTGACAATGCTTTTGAGGCTGTGGAAGCGAAACAGCGGACTGAAGGGATGCACGTATCGTTTTTTGCACTCGATATGGGTAATGATATAATTTTTGAAATAAGTGATAACGGCATTGGGATTCCCGAAAATCAACTTGGCAAAGTCTTTGATACCGGATATTCCAAGAAGAAAGGAAATAAACGGGGGTTTGGCCTTGCAAATGTTAAGCGTACTGCACAATCAATTAATGCCACTATAGAAATTAATCAGCGGGAAGGTGGCGGAACAATATTTACGGTATACATTCCGAAAGTAAGGGAGGGTGATCAATGA
- a CDS encoding Na+/H+ antiporter NhaC family protein — MEFGILSLLPPLLAIVLAIVTRNVIPALFAGVWLGATMMHGWNPLMGIYASFNEFIIPSLGDPWAMTVLAYCGIFGVLIMALQKTGGAHAIAHAISKKVKTDRGAQGSTMLFGIIIFFEDYFNALTVGSVMRSVTDKMRVSREKLAYVVDSTSAPMCLLGPVSTWVVFVMGLIGVEFSKLGISESEYVTYLTTIPFNYYAILAILMVGIIAFKKWDFGPMAEAEYRARTTGKVIRDGAQPPSDDALEDAKIAEGYTPKMRNMVVPLVVLVGMIPPLFLWTGGYPENDFMTAISESKGGMSILIAAFTATIVALARGMQQKLFSFKESMDMIVKGFKSMTIVYIILALAWSIGSITDKIGTASFVVEGLTNANVSPVFIPVFIFLIGALIAFTTGTSYGTFAILMPIAIPLAASMDISMAMIIAAVFSGGIFGDHCSPISDTTILSSAGSASDHIDHVNTQIPFAITAGISGLLSFIVAGITGSWWAGLIAGVVILVSLAFLGNKLWGKPIPDEATDPHSTPSNF; from the coding sequence ATGGAGTTTGGTATTCTATCACTGTTACCGCCGCTGCTAGCAATTGTACTGGCAATTGTAACCCGCAATGTTATTCCTGCATTATTTGCGGGTGTATGGCTTGGGGCAACCATGATGCATGGCTGGAACCCGCTCATGGGGATTTATGCGAGTTTTAATGAATTCATTATTCCGAGTCTTGGAGACCCATGGGCGATGACGGTATTGGCATACTGTGGAATTTTTGGCGTGTTGATTATGGCGCTGCAAAAAACAGGTGGTGCGCATGCCATTGCCCATGCCATTTCCAAAAAGGTTAAAACCGACAGAGGTGCGCAGGGGTCAACAATGCTGTTTGGTATTATCATTTTTTTCGAGGATTATTTTAATGCGCTGACAGTTGGAAGTGTCATGCGCTCGGTTACGGATAAAATGCGTGTGTCGCGTGAGAAACTGGCGTATGTTGTTGATTCAACCTCCGCACCGATGTGTCTGTTAGGTCCTGTATCGACTTGGGTCGTTTTTGTAATGGGACTGATTGGGGTGGAATTTTCCAAGCTGGGAATCTCAGAGTCGGAGTATGTTACCTATTTGACGACGATACCATTTAATTATTATGCGATTTTGGCCATTCTGATGGTTGGTATCATAGCATTTAAAAAATGGGATTTCGGACCTATGGCTGAAGCCGAATATCGGGCCAGGACGACCGGGAAGGTTATTCGGGATGGTGCACAACCACCATCTGATGATGCACTGGAAGATGCAAAAATTGCGGAAGGTTATACACCAAAAATGCGGAATATGGTTGTACCGCTGGTGGTGCTTGTAGGGATGATTCCGCCGTTATTCTTATGGACCGGCGGCTATCCGGAAAATGACTTTATGACGGCAATCAGCGAATCCAAAGGTGGCATGTCCATTCTAATTGCTGCGTTTACAGCTACTATTGTTGCACTGGCAAGGGGGATGCAGCAAAAATTGTTCAGTTTCAAAGAATCGATGGATATGATTGTGAAAGGGTTCAAGAGCATGACGATTGTATATATTATTTTGGCTTTGGCCTGGTCAATCGGAAGTATCACCGACAAGATTGGTACCGCTTCCTTTGTTGTCGAAGGATTGACGAATGCGAATGTTTCACCGGTTTTTATTCCTGTTTTTATCTTTTTGATTGGTGCGTTAATTGCATTTACGACTGGGACTTCTTACGGTACATTCGCAATTTTGATGCCAATCGCGATTCCACTCGCTGCATCGATGGATATTTCGATGGCGATGATAATTGCGGCAGTATTCAGCGGCGGAATCTTTGGGGATCACTGTTCACCGATTTCGGATACGACCATTCTGTCCTCAGCCGGTTCAGCCAGTGACCATATAGACCATGTCAATACACAAATACCGTTTGCTATCACAGCAGGTATAAGCGGGCTACTCTCATTCATTGTAGCAGGTATAACAGGGTCATGGTGGGCAGGCCTGATAGCAGGTGTAGTAATCCTTGTATCACTCGCATTTCTTGGCAATAAGCTCTGGGGAAAACCGATACCGGATGAGGCAACAGATCCTCACAGCACACCAAGCAACTTCTAA